In Rahnella sikkimica, the following are encoded in one genomic region:
- a CDS encoding hydrolase, which yields MSKFDLLDPQNSTLIFIDHQPQMSFGVANIDRQQLKNNTVALAKAGKVFNVPVIYTSVETESFSGYIWPELLAVHPDVKPIERTSMNSWEDAAFVKAVEATGRKKLIISALWTEVCLTFPALMALKEGYEVYVVTDTSGGTSVDAHERSIDRMVQAGAIPVTWQQVLLEYQRDWSRKETYDAVMDLVREHSGAYGMGVDYAYTMVHKAPQRKA from the coding sequence ATGTCTAAATTCGATCTGCTGGACCCACAGAACTCCACCCTGATTTTCATCGACCATCAGCCACAAATGTCTTTCGGCGTCGCAAATATTGATCGCCAGCAGCTTAAAAATAACACCGTTGCTCTCGCTAAAGCAGGCAAAGTTTTTAACGTGCCGGTGATTTACACCTCCGTCGAAACCGAAAGTTTCAGCGGCTATATCTGGCCGGAACTGCTGGCGGTTCACCCGGATGTGAAGCCGATTGAACGCACCTCCATGAACTCCTGGGAAGACGCGGCGTTTGTGAAAGCCGTTGAAGCGACAGGCCGTAAGAAACTGATTATTTCCGCATTGTGGACTGAAGTGTGTCTGACTTTCCCGGCCCTGATGGCGCTGAAAGAAGGCTATGAAGTGTATGTGGTGACCGATACTTCCGGCGGCACCAGCGTGGATGCGCATGAGCGTTCCATCGACCGCATGGTGCAGGCCGGCGCCATTCCGGTGACCTGGCAGCAGGTTCTGCTCGAGTACCAGCGCGACTGGTCACGCAAAGAAACCTACGACGCCGTCATGGATCTGGTTCGCGAACACAGCGGCGCCTACGGCATGGGCGTGGATTACGCCTACACCATGGTACATAAAGCGCCGCAGCGTAAGGCTTAA
- the cho gene encoding excinuclease Cho codes for MWNPEKELFTELYKYPEHLRHTLENLPSRSGVYIFYGDDKTFPLYIGKSVNIRSRVMSHFRNADEAKLLHMTRDIEYIETIGEVGALLLESDLIKNRRPLFNKRLRNTRKLCSIRLQGLTATIVFSNDVDFSHTDDLFGLFKTKMSAVEKIRDIADQEKLCYGALGLEKLAKNRACFRFSLGKCAGVCCGKESPEAHQERLKNALSALKVRNWPYPGRIAIVEEASGVTEYHVINHWFYLGTVKTLEDAKKFDTAVPHFDRDSYKILCKPLFDTDSPKVILLD; via the coding sequence TTGTGGAATCCGGAAAAAGAGCTTTTTACCGAGCTTTATAAATACCCTGAACATCTTCGTCATACGCTCGAAAATTTACCTTCCCGCTCGGGGGTGTATATTTTCTATGGCGACGATAAAACCTTTCCGCTGTATATCGGCAAAAGTGTGAATATCCGCAGCCGCGTGATGTCGCATTTCCGCAACGCCGACGAAGCCAAACTTCTGCACATGACGCGGGATATCGAATACATCGAAACCATCGGTGAAGTCGGTGCGTTATTGCTGGAATCTGACCTGATTAAAAACCGGCGTCCGCTGTTTAATAAGCGTCTGCGCAACACGCGCAAGCTGTGTTCCATCCGGCTTCAGGGGCTGACTGCCACAATCGTTTTCAGCAATGACGTGGATTTTTCCCACACCGACGATCTGTTTGGCCTGTTCAAAACCAAAATGTCCGCGGTTGAAAAAATCCGCGATATCGCCGATCAGGAAAAGCTGTGTTATGGCGCGCTGGGGCTCGAAAAATTGGCAAAAAACCGCGCGTGTTTCCGGTTCTCTCTGGGGAAATGTGCCGGTGTGTGTTGCGGAAAAGAATCACCGGAAGCCCATCAGGAACGCCTGAAAAATGCGCTCAGCGCCCTGAAAGTCCGCAACTGGCCGTATCCTGGGCGCATCGCCATCGTGGAAGAAGCCAGCGGCGTGACGGAGTATCACGTTATCAATCACTGGTTTTATCTTGGCACCGTAAAAACGCTGGAAGACGCCAAAAAGTTCGATACCGCCGTTCCGCACTTTGACCGTGACAGTTATAAAATCCTCTGCAAACCGCTGTTTGATACAGACAGCCCGAAGGTGATTTTGCTGGACTGA
- a CDS encoding antibiotic biosynthesis monooxygenase has translation MTYPHQPDHITMVITHGVQRDKLSEYEGWLEKLKADSARFAGCESVNVLRPVHGETIYTVLVRFDNIDNLYGWIQSDQRETREAALTNLLNGREYIEMRTQA, from the coding sequence GTGACTTACCCACATCAACCCGACCACATCACGATGGTGATTACGCACGGCGTGCAGCGCGATAAGCTGTCGGAATACGAAGGCTGGCTGGAAAAGCTGAAGGCGGATTCGGCCCGGTTTGCCGGTTGCGAAAGTGTTAACGTTTTACGCCCTGTTCATGGCGAAACGATTTACACCGTGCTGGTGCGTTTCGATAACATCGATAATCTTTATGGCTGGATCCAGTCAGACCAGCGCGAAACCCGCGAGGCCGCGTTAACCAACTTACTGAATGGTCGGGAATATATTGAAATGCGCACGCAGGCGTAA
- a CDS encoding LysR family transcriptional regulator: MRLSLEALLILDALDRHGTFAAAAARLFKTASALSYTVQKMESDLNIKLLDRSGHRATFTPTGRLMLEKGRILLRAVSELEQQAQYVESGWESKLTISVDASVPFALLTPLIDRFYEQHQHTQLLFRHDVLAGCWEALSYGEADIVFGAVQEPVTRSGIEYRPIGWLEYVFAVAPHHPLASLPEPLLREQIRQYRAVVVHDTSRHGAGTDLRVLDEQKMLSVHDFNAKVHAQVAGLGCGYLPRYLAAPHLESGALVERRLDTETRRDQAYMAWNEKATGNAAMWWREHLQNFDGICSVYSRE; encoded by the coding sequence ATGCGACTGAGCCTTGAAGCGCTGCTGATCCTGGATGCGCTGGATCGTCACGGCACTTTTGCTGCGGCAGCAGCCAGACTGTTTAAAACCGCGTCTGCGCTGAGTTATACCGTGCAGAAAATGGAAAGTGACCTGAATATCAAACTGCTGGACCGGTCCGGGCACCGCGCGACATTCACGCCAACCGGCCGTCTGATGCTGGAAAAGGGCCGCATTTTGCTGCGTGCGGTCAGTGAACTGGAACAACAGGCGCAATATGTCGAAAGCGGCTGGGAAAGTAAACTGACGATCAGCGTCGATGCTTCCGTTCCTTTCGCCCTGCTCACGCCGCTTATCGACCGCTTTTACGAACAACATCAGCACACGCAACTTCTGTTCCGCCACGACGTGCTCGCCGGTTGCTGGGAAGCGCTGAGCTACGGCGAAGCCGACATTGTTTTCGGCGCGGTGCAGGAACCGGTCACGCGCAGCGGTATTGAATATCGCCCTATCGGCTGGCTGGAATATGTGTTTGCCGTCGCGCCGCATCACCCGCTGGCCTCTCTACCGGAGCCGTTATTGCGTGAACAAATCCGTCAGTACCGCGCGGTGGTGGTTCACGATACGTCGCGTCACGGCGCAGGCACGGATTTGCGCGTGCTGGACGAGCAGAAAATGCTGAGCGTTCACGACTTCAACGCCAAAGTTCACGCACAGGTCGCCGGTCTGGGCTGCGGTTATCTGCCGCGCTATCTGGCCGCGCCGCATCTGGAAAGCGGTGCGCTGGTTGAACGCCGTCTGGATACTGAAACCCGTCGCGATCAGGCCTATATGGCCTGGAACGAAAAAGCCACCGGCAATGCCGCCATGTGGTGGCGCGAACATTTACAGAATTTCGACGGCATCTGTTCCGTTTACAGCCGGGAATAA